The following proteins are co-located in the bacterium genome:
- a CDS encoding Gfo/Idh/MocA family oxidoreductase: MGDRLKIAIIGAGAMANRVHYPSLASFGDVEIAGLCDLNAERLHETADKYGITGRYSDYRKMVEEVAPAGVWAIGPPHHMIDIWVWCLQQGLNLYIEKPMGLSLHQARMLATLAEQKQVLTQVSFQRRTCPMVCLLRDKCLERGPIVHAVCEFYKSAITPMWGATDHMHDDGVHALDTIRWMCGGEAVRVQSVTRAVQVPDLNFIGALIEFDNGATGLMLNSWTSGRRTFRVQMHAPNICAEAEHETVGKLYADGDTEGTLFDTKEVAGSEEFHVYGGFCAKNREFVDCLKSGQLPGSHFGDALKTMELAETILAQGILG, translated from the coding sequence ATGGGTGACAGATTGAAGATCGCCATCATCGGCGCCGGGGCCATGGCCAACCGCGTCCATTACCCCTCCCTCGCCTCGTTCGGGGATGTGGAGATCGCGGGCCTCTGCGACCTCAACGCCGAGCGTCTCCACGAGACCGCCGACAAGTACGGGATCACCGGGCGCTACTCGGACTACCGCAAGATGGTCGAGGAGGTCGCGCCGGCGGGCGTCTGGGCCATCGGCCCGCCACACCACATGATTGATATCTGGGTCTGGTGCCTGCAACAGGGGCTGAACCTGTACATCGAGAAGCCCATGGGCCTGAGCCTGCACCAGGCGCGGATGCTCGCGACGCTGGCCGAGCAGAAGCAAGTGCTCACCCAGGTCAGCTTCCAGCGGCGCACGTGCCCGATGGTCTGCCTGCTGCGCGACAAGTGCCTGGAGCGCGGGCCCATCGTCCACGCCGTGTGCGAGTTCTACAAGTCGGCCATCACGCCCATGTGGGGGGCGACCGACCACATGCACGATGACGGCGTCCACGCGCTGGACACGATCCGCTGGATGTGCGGGGGCGAGGCCGTGCGGGTGCAGAGCGTCACCCGCGCGGTGCAAGTCCCGGACCTGAACTTCATCGGCGCGCTGATCGAGTTCGACAACGGCGCCACGGGCCTCATGCTCAATAGCTGGACCAGCGGCCGCCGCACCTTCCGCGTGCAGATGCACGCCCCGAACATCTGTGCCGAGGCCGAGCACGAGACCGTCGGGAAGCTCTACGCGGACGGGGACACCGAGGGGACGCTGTTTGACACCAAGGAGGTCGCCGGCAGCGAGGAGTTCCACGTCTACGGCGGCTTCTGCGCCAAGAACCGCGAGTTCGTGGACTGCCTCAAGAGCGGCCAGCTCCCCGGCTCGCACTTCGGCGATGCGCTCAAGACGATGGAGCTGGCGGAGACGATCCTGGCGCAGGGGATCCTAGGCTAG
- a CDS encoding HAD family hydrolase: MASSGVVFDLFHTLCAIEIALPEVPPEAWQIMGVEENAWRREWRALAPARNSGQIRDVGAAMAEAARRARPGVTADLIRAAVVSREEKFRQALVRIEHGVLKTLASLHESGKRLALLSNADAMEVAAWPASPAQAFFDVAVFSCDVGLLKPDPEAYLHACRGIGVSPADCVFVGDGGSDELAGAQRVGMRAVQMTGIVGRFWPEETAVRGQNADAHIVRLSELLAPSGL; the protein is encoded by the coding sequence ATGGCAAGCTCTGGCGTGGTCTTCGACCTGTTCCACACGCTGTGCGCCATTGAGATTGCGCTGCCGGAGGTGCCGCCTGAGGCGTGGCAGATCATGGGGGTGGAGGAGAACGCGTGGCGGCGCGAATGGCGCGCTCTGGCCCCGGCGAGGAATAGCGGACAGATCAGGGATGTGGGCGCGGCGATGGCCGAGGCAGCTCGGAGGGCTAGGCCCGGAGTCACCGCCGACCTCATCCGGGCCGCCGTCGTTTCGCGCGAAGAGAAGTTCAGGCAGGCTCTCGTCCGCATCGAGCACGGAGTCCTGAAGACCCTCGCCTCGCTACATGAGAGTGGCAAGCGCCTCGCGCTGCTCAGCAACGCCGACGCCATGGAAGTGGCCGCGTGGCCCGCTTCGCCCGCGCAAGCGTTCTTTGACGTAGCCGTCTTCTCTTGCGACGTCGGTCTGCTCAAGCCCGATCCCGAAGCGTATCTTCATGCCTGCCGGGGGATCGGAGTCTCGCCGGCAGACTGCGTCTTCGTGGGCGACGGCGGGTCGGACGAACTGGCGGGCGCTCAGCGCGTGGGCATGAGAGCCGTGCAGATGACCGGCATCGTCGGGAGGTTCTGGCCTGAAGAGACGGCCGTACGGGGTCAGAATGCTGATGCCCACATTGTCAGGCTCAGCGAGCTGTTAGCGCCGTCAGGCCTCTAG
- a CDS encoding MoxR family ATPase, protein MSIELQSAEGLAAQVREQLARAIVGQEQVIEQLLVAVLARGHVLVEGVPGTAKTLMVKALALCLGRDFKRVQMTPDLMPSDVLGTSVFDLQTSSFNLRRGPIFTTFLLADEINRAPAKTQSALLEGMQERQVTIDGVSHPLDRDFTVFATQNPIEYEGTYPLPEAQLDRFLLKVLVEYPEQAEEVDILRRRHAGFRDDELAAVGIAPVPLAAQLTACRQAALKITVTDEMLTYIAAITRLTRDNPHLVLGCSPRASAMLLEAAKVLAALRGRDFLTPDDVKDIAPATLRHRLILRPEADIEGLSADDVIASVLAAVPVPR, encoded by the coding sequence ATGAGCATTGAGCTGCAGAGCGCCGAGGGCCTGGCCGCGCAGGTGCGCGAGCAACTGGCCCGGGCCATCGTCGGGCAGGAGCAGGTGATCGAGCAACTGCTCGTGGCGGTGCTGGCGCGCGGCCATGTCCTGGTCGAGGGCGTCCCCGGCACCGCCAAGACGCTCATGGTCAAGGCCCTGGCGCTGTGCCTGGGGCGCGACTTCAAGCGCGTGCAGATGACCCCGGACCTGATGCCCTCCGACGTCCTGGGCACCAGCGTCTTCGACCTGCAGACCAGCAGCTTCAACCTGCGGCGCGGCCCGATCTTTACGACGTTCCTGCTCGCCGATGAGATCAACCGCGCCCCGGCCAAGACGCAGTCAGCGCTGCTGGAGGGGATGCAGGAGCGACAGGTGACGATTGACGGGGTGAGCCACCCGCTCGACCGTGACTTCACGGTCTTCGCCACCCAGAACCCCATCGAGTACGAGGGCACCTACCCCCTCCCCGAGGCGCAACTCGACCGCTTCCTGCTCAAGGTGCTGGTGGAGTACCCCGAGCAGGCCGAGGAGGTGGACATCCTGCGGCGGCGGCACGCGGGCTTCCGGGATGACGAACTGGCGGCGGTGGGGATTGCGCCGGTCCCGCTGGCGGCCCAGCTCACGGCCTGCCGGCAGGCGGCGCTGAAAATCACCGTCACGGACGAGATGCTGACCTACATCGCGGCCATCACGCGCCTGACGCGCGACAACCCGCACCTGGTCCTGGGCTGCAGCCCCCGCGCCTCGGCGATGCTCCTGGAGGCGGCCAAGGTCCTCGCCGCCCTGCGCGGCCGGGACTTTCTGACACCGGATGACGTCAAGGACATCGCGCCGGCGACGCTCCGCCATCGCCTCATCCTGCGCCCTGAGGCCGACATCGAGGGCCTCAGCGCGGATGACGTGATCGCCTCGGTGTTGGCGGCGGTGCCGGTGCCGCGCTAA
- a CDS encoding DUF4350 domain-containing protein, producing MLRRYSPVLLIAALIAGFSLLSLIFSRPAALDPVRDHAITRSNPWGLKALAELCRQHGLPVEAWNEPLDKLTDTERFLAVVDPCVAPSEPERKALVAWVKGGGTLLVAVDLNPEHHLAPGGG from the coding sequence ATGCTGCGGCGGTATAGCCCGGTGCTGCTCATCGCCGCCCTGATCGCGGGCTTCAGCCTGCTGAGTCTCATCTTCAGCCGCCCTGCCGCCCTGGACCCCGTCCGCGATCACGCCATCACCCGCTCGAACCCGTGGGGGCTGAAGGCTCTGGCCGAGTTGTGCCGCCAGCATGGCCTGCCGGTCGAGGCTTGGAACGAACCGCTGGACAAGCTCACAGACACTGAACGCTTTCTGGCCGTGGTTGATCCCTGCGTGGCACCGTCGGAGCCGGAGCGCAAGGCGTTGGTGGCCTGGGTCAAGGGCGGGGGCACGCTGCTGGTGGCAGTGGATCTGAACCCGGAGCACCACCTGGCGCCCGGCGGTGGGTGA
- a CDS encoding DUF4129 domain-containing protein — translation MKRLLCLLLLGATVGGALCWMACAAPARPAPEVLRADLQTILARPEFRQANAEWLYELLARWLHRVRDWWREHMAGRLEGVFEHAPVLYWAIVALLALLALALIYHIYLTVRSAFGPTRQRGRRVRATAPAPPQSEPQRLMEQAEAAAAEGRFSEALRYLYLALIHQLDRRDIVRYDLSYTNQEYVRQARRHPVIVGPLREVSRLADRAWYGHYALGWTEYDRCRDLVQTAWQEAEHAAAV, via the coding sequence ATGAAGCGTCTGCTGTGTCTCTTGCTGCTCGGTGCGACGGTGGGCGGCGCCCTGTGCTGGATGGCGTGCGCAGCGCCGGCACGGCCGGCGCCGGAGGTGCTGCGCGCCGATCTGCAGACCATCCTCGCGCGCCCGGAGTTCCGCCAGGCGAACGCCGAGTGGCTCTACGAGTTGCTCGCGCGTTGGCTGCACCGCGTCCGCGACTGGTGGCGGGAGCACATGGCGGGGCGCCTCGAGGGCGTCTTTGAGCACGCGCCGGTGCTGTACTGGGCGATCGTGGCCCTGCTCGCCTTACTCGCCCTCGCTCTTATATATCACATCTATCTGACGGTGAGAAGCGCCTTCGGGCCGACGCGGCAGCGCGGCCGGCGCGTGCGCGCGACGGCGCCCGCCCCGCCACAGTCCGAGCCCCAGCGCCTTATGGAGCAGGCCGAGGCCGCCGCCGCCGAGGGGCGGTTCTCCGAGGCGCTGCGCTACCTGTACCTCGCCCTGATCCACCAGCTCGACCGCCGTGACATTGTGCGCTACGACCTTTCCTACACCAACCAGGAGTACGTGCGCCAGGCCCGCCGCCATCCCGTCATCGTGGGGCCACTGCGCGAGGTGAGCCGTCTGGCGGATCGCGCCTGGTACGGCCACTACGCCCTGGGCTGGACCGAGTACGACCGCTGCCGCGACTTGGTGCAGACGGCCTGGCAGGAGGCGGAGCATGCTGCGGCGGTATAG
- a CDS encoding zinc-binding dehydrogenase, whose protein sequence is MKALVKTAKGVGYLELRDVPEPTPAPNEVLIEIKAAGICGTDIHVKHDEFPYWPPVILGHEFAGEIVQVGAEVEGWQVGDRVTAEPHTKACGVCPLCRTGNIQICPSKRSPGWGIDGAFAKYLAYPTHLLHRLPGNLSYVEAALAEPVANISTDLLERGRVEPEDFVVVLGPGPIGLIAAQAAKAEGARAVMIIGTNADEAVRLKTARELGIDHVVNLQQEDPVARCLELTDGMGADLVVECSGAPPAIASTPQYVRKLGRICAIGLTGKKPVQLDWDAFQGKVCTLIFNMSTFYTSWKKALSLLGSGKINARAIITHEFPLDQWEAAFEAVENQTALKAVLIP, encoded by the coding sequence ATGAAAGCACTAGTCAAGACCGCGAAGGGTGTCGGATATCTCGAACTGCGGGACGTGCCCGAGCCGACCCCGGCGCCGAACGAAGTCCTCATCGAGATCAAGGCCGCCGGCATCTGCGGCACCGACATCCATGTGAAGCATGACGAATTCCCGTACTGGCCTCCGGTTATCCTGGGGCACGAGTTCGCCGGGGAGATCGTGCAGGTCGGGGCGGAAGTCGAGGGCTGGCAGGTCGGCGACCGCGTGACCGCCGAGCCGCACACGAAGGCCTGCGGCGTCTGCCCGCTGTGCCGCACCGGCAACATCCAGATCTGCCCGAGCAAGCGCTCGCCCGGCTGGGGCATTGATGGGGCTTTCGCCAAGTACCTGGCCTACCCCACGCACCTGCTGCACCGCCTCCCCGGCAACCTGTCGTACGTCGAGGCCGCGCTGGCCGAGCCGGTCGCGAACATCTCGACCGACCTGCTGGAAAGGGGGCGGGTGGAGCCCGAGGACTTCGTGGTCGTGCTGGGGCCCGGCCCCATCGGCCTCATCGCCGCCCAGGCCGCCAAGGCCGAGGGGGCGCGCGCCGTGATGATCATCGGCACCAATGCCGATGAGGCCGTGCGCCTGAAGACCGCGCGCGAGCTGGGGATTGACCACGTGGTGAACCTGCAGCAAGAGGACCCCGTGGCCAGGTGCCTGGAGCTGACCGATGGGATGGGCGCGGACCTGGTCGTGGAGTGCTCCGGCGCGCCGCCGGCCATCGCCAGCACCCCGCAGTACGTGCGCAAGCTCGGCCGCATCTGCGCCATCGGCCTGACCGGCAAGAAGCCCGTGCAGCTCGACTGGGACGCCTTCCAGGGCAAGGTCTGCACGCTGATCTTCAACATGTCCACCTTCTACACGAGCTGGAAGAAGGCGCTGAGCCTGCTGGGCTCCGGGAAGATCAACGCCCGCGCGATCATCACCCACGAGTTCCCGCTGGACCAGTGGGAAGCGGCCTTCGAGGCCGTCGAGAACCAGACGGCGTTGAAGGCGGTGCTGATACCGTAA
- a CDS encoding flavodoxin family protein has protein sequence MNLLALNGSPRLGGNTDVLLQAALEAAAEAGAGTELVQLGGLSIAECDGCHACWEGAECVKQDDMNAVYEQIAQADAVLFGTPVYWYGVTGLMKLLLDRMVYFNYPENRELVRGKPVGLVVPFEEDDPATADGVLAMFRKSCAYLEMPLAETLVVPGVTLLGEVRERPEPMAQARDLGRKLVG, from the coding sequence ATGAACCTGCTCGCCCTCAACGGGAGCCCCCGCCTCGGGGGCAATACGGATGTGCTGCTGCAGGCGGCGCTGGAGGCTGCGGCGGAGGCGGGCGCGGGGACGGAACTCGTGCAGCTTGGTGGGCTCAGCATCGCCGAGTGCGATGGCTGTCATGCCTGCTGGGAGGGCGCCGAGTGCGTCAAGCAGGATGACATGAACGCGGTCTACGAGCAGATCGCGCAGGCCGATGCCGTGCTCTTCGGCACGCCCGTATACTGGTACGGCGTCACCGGGCTGATGAAGCTGCTGCTGGACCGCATGGTGTACTTCAACTACCCGGAGAACCGGGAGTTGGTGCGCGGCAAGCCGGTCGGGCTCGTGGTGCCCTTCGAGGAGGACGACCCGGCGACCGCCGACGGCGTGCTGGCGATGTTCCGCAAGTCCTGTGCGTACCTGGAGATGCCCCTGGCCGAGACCCTGGTCGTGCCGGGCGTCACGCTGCTGGGGGAGGTGCGGGAGCGCCCCGAGCCGATGGCCCAGGCGCGCGACCTGGGCCGGAAGCTGGTGGGCTGA
- a CDS encoding class I SAM-dependent methyltransferase, whose protein sequence is MPSARSWNDLFADPRFHWKEPDPGVARLAERWAQQGRRAVYDLGCGAGRHMAYLQTLGFRVVGSDVAANGLAACADMLRQADLPARLVRSDMTATPFADGVFDAGLATNVLNHNPRALLQQAVDEIHRVLAPGGEFYLTVLNTWDWRYGSGEEVEPDSFVLAEGPETGILHHFFSEPDLLNWLRAFDVISLERERGELQLSTRPEGGPVFRDAWAVLIRKP, encoded by the coding sequence ATGCCCTCGGCGCGCTCCTGGAATGATCTCTTCGCCGATCCGCGGTTCCACTGGAAGGAGCCGGACCCCGGGGTGGCCAGGTTGGCCGAGCGCTGGGCGCAACAGGGCCGGCGAGCCGTCTATGACCTCGGCTGCGGCGCCGGGCGGCACATGGCGTACCTGCAGACGCTGGGCTTCCGGGTGGTCGGCAGCGACGTGGCCGCGAACGGACTGGCCGCCTGTGCCGACATGCTCCGCCAGGCGGACCTGCCGGCCCGCCTGGTGCGGTCCGACATGACCGCCACCCCCTTCGCCGACGGCGTCTTCGACGCCGGTCTGGCCACCAATGTCCTCAACCACAACCCGCGCGCCCTGCTGCAGCAAGCGGTGGACGAGATCCATCGCGTGCTGGCTCCGGGCGGTGAGTTCTACCTGACGGTGCTGAACACCTGGGACTGGCGCTACGGCTCGGGGGAAGAGGTGGAGCCCGACAGCTTCGTGCTCGCCGAGGGCCCCGAGACTGGCATTCTCCACCACTTCTTCTCCGAGCCCGACCTGCTGAACTGGCTCAGGGCCTTCGACGTCATATCCCTGGAGCGCGAGCGCGGGGAGCTGCAGCTCAGCACCCGCCCCGAGGGCGGCCCGGTCTTCCGGGACGCCTGGGCGGTGCTCATCCGCAAACCATAG